In Peribacillus simplex, the following are encoded in one genomic region:
- a CDS encoding AraC family transcriptional regulator, with protein sequence MDLLKNMNDAIKFIEENLTNEIDFKEVARLAYCSEYHFKRMFSFLAGISLSEYIRRRRLTLAAFELKDNNIKVIDLAIKNGYSSPDSFARAFQHLHGITPSEARSNGHSLKAYPPMSFQLSIKGGSEMNYRIEEKEAFHIIGIKKRVPIIFNGVNPEISSMWESLDEKTINELKNLSNVEPLGLLSASTNFSEGRLDEKGELDHYIGAATTRECPDNLTQLEVDASTWAVFEAVGPFPETLQNVWGRIYSEWFPVSNYEQIDGPEILWNENKDVTSPTFRSEIWIPVMKK encoded by the coding sequence ATGGATTTGCTCAAAAATATGAATGATGCCATTAAATTCATTGAAGAAAATCTTACGAACGAAATCGACTTTAAAGAAGTTGCAAGGCTAGCTTATTGCTCGGAATATCATTTTAAAAGGATGTTTTCGTTCCTTGCAGGTATTTCACTATCCGAGTATATCCGCCGAAGACGACTTACGCTTGCAGCGTTTGAGCTTAAAGATAACAACATAAAGGTAATTGATCTAGCGATAAAGAACGGATACAGCTCACCAGATTCTTTTGCAAGAGCGTTTCAACATTTGCATGGCATCACACCATCAGAAGCAAGAAGTAATGGCCATTCACTTAAAGCCTATCCACCGATGTCCTTCCAATTATCCATTAAAGGAGGCAGTGAAATGAACTATCGAATTGAAGAAAAAGAGGCATTTCACATAATTGGAATTAAAAAAAGAGTTCCAATCATTTTTAACGGGGTTAATCCAGAGATCTCATCTATGTGGGAAAGTTTAGACGAGAAAACGATAAATGAACTTAAAAACCTATCGAATGTCGAGCCATTAGGACTGCTTAGTGCATCTACGAACTTTTCCGAAGGAAGGTTGGACGAAAAAGGGGAGCTTGATCATTATATCGGCGCAGCAACAACGAGGGAGTGCCCAGATAACTTAACACAGCTTGAAGTTGATGCATCTACATGGGCGGTATTCGAAGCAGTCGGCCCCTTTCCTGAAACACTGCAAAATGTATGGGGACGTATTTATTCTGAATGGTTCCCAGTCTCTAACTATGAACAAATTGATGGGCCGGAAATCCTTTGGAATGAAAATAAAGATGTAACCTCACCAACATTTAGAAGTGAAATATGGATCCCCGTTATGAAAAAGTAA
- the mntA gene encoding type VII toxin-antitoxin system MntA family adenylyltransferase antitoxin encodes MYTKMFQTIQDTLIKKIDPVFIIIFGSYAKKSTHKDSDIDIAFYCENQSLTTYEVFQLAQELADILKIEVDLVNIRTASTVFKAQIYTTGTIIYSANDTLLKNLQMTALSMYAKLNEERENILKKIGESGTIYEE; translated from the coding sequence ATGTATACAAAGATGTTTCAAACCATTCAAGATACTCTCATAAAAAAAATAGATCCCGTTTTCATTATTATCTTTGGTTCTTATGCCAAAAAATCTACACATAAAGACAGTGATATCGATATTGCATTCTACTGTGAGAATCAATCGCTTACTACATATGAAGTTTTTCAGCTGGCACAGGAATTGGCAGATATTCTGAAAATTGAGGTGGATTTGGTCAATATCCGTACAGCATCCACGGTTTTTAAAGCCCAGATATATACTACCGGTACCATTATATATTCAGCGAATGACACTCTTCTTAAAAACCTCCAAATGACTGCACTAAGCATGTACGCTAAATTGAATGAGGAACGCGAAAATATCTTAAAAAAAATAGGAGAAAGTGGGACGATCTATGAAGAATGA
- a CDS encoding DUF554 domain-containing protein, with protein sequence MFGTFFNTMMIVIGSIIGSIFKKGIKDEYHNILMQAMGLVALGLGINALVEHLPSSKYPVLFIVSLAVGGLLGQRLNLESKFNALVNKYSRGNLAEGLATAILLFCIGTLSILGPVETALKGDYTYLLANGVLDGITSIVLASTFGIGIAVAGIVLFIWQGAIYLIAILMENSINNDLLNEVTIVGGILIIASGLNILGIKKCNTLNLLPSIIIPPIVFLVIHFSHL encoded by the coding sequence ATGTTTGGAACATTCTTTAATACAATGATGATAGTAATCGGAAGCATTATCGGAAGCATCTTTAAAAAGGGGATAAAAGATGAATATCACAACATTCTAATGCAGGCTATGGGGTTAGTTGCGTTGGGGTTAGGAATAAATGCACTAGTGGAACATTTACCTTCCAGCAAATATCCGGTACTTTTTATTGTAAGCTTAGCCGTAGGGGGATTGCTCGGTCAAAGGCTGAATTTAGAATCAAAATTTAATGCTTTAGTTAATAAATATTCCAGAGGTAATTTAGCTGAGGGGTTAGCGACTGCTATCCTATTATTTTGTATTGGAACGTTATCTATTTTAGGTCCTGTAGAGACAGCGTTAAAGGGAGATTATACGTATCTGCTTGCAAATGGGGTGTTGGATGGGATTACCTCGATTGTGTTAGCATCCACATTTGGTATTGGGATAGCTGTTGCAGGAATTGTTTTATTTATTTGGCAAGGTGCCATTTATTTAATTGCCATTTTAATGGAGAACTCCATAAATAATGATCTTCTGAACGAAGTGACGATTGTAGGAGGTATATTGATAATCGCATCTGGTTTAAATATTTTGGGGATTAAGAAATGTAATACCTTAAATCTTTTGCCATCAATAATAATTCCCCCTATTGTATTTTTAGTTATTCATTTTTCTCATTTATAA
- a CDS encoding lipid II flippase Amj family protein, which yields MELLTEKLILISLFIFIIHSIETLAYAVRLSGARVRLLASALSLFNLMVMISRLANMMQQPFTGSLVDNAPKVNTLEFVENQYRIIIGSSTLGTIMGILLLPTFIAIFSRAIVHLSEERGSIPSLIKKGLTFEYIKRGIKHIHLPKFSYLKDIRLKDIPIRLFLINMVITAIYTIGVLSALYAALIAPERATTAIMASGLINGIATILLIIFIDPKISILADDVINQKGSYLNLKGVSLMMVTSRLLGTILAQVFFIPGAGYIAWFTKFIV from the coding sequence TTGGAACTCTTAACAGAAAAATTAATTCTTATATCTCTATTTATATTTATTATCCATTCTATCGAAACACTTGCATATGCAGTCAGATTATCTGGTGCAAGAGTAAGATTGTTAGCTTCAGCTCTATCCTTATTTAACTTGATGGTTATGATTTCTCGATTAGCGAATATGATGCAGCAACCATTTACAGGGAGCCTGGTTGATAATGCTCCAAAAGTAAATACCCTAGAGTTTGTTGAAAACCAATATAGAATCATTATTGGTTCATCAACATTAGGAACAATTATGGGTATTCTTTTACTTCCTACTTTTATTGCAATTTTTTCAAGGGCTATTGTTCATTTATCTGAAGAAAGAGGTTCTATACCATCTTTAATAAAAAAGGGATTAACTTTCGAATACATTAAACGTGGGATAAAACACATTCATTTACCAAAGTTTTCTTACTTAAAGGATATTAGATTGAAAGATATTCCCATAAGATTGTTCTTAATTAATATGGTAATAACTGCAATCTATACAATTGGAGTGTTATCTGCGTTATATGCTGCTTTAATAGCTCCAGAAAGAGCAACAACAGCTATTATGGCATCGGGTCTAATAAATGGAATAGCTACAATTTTACTTATAATTTTTATTGACCCTAAAATATCTATTCTTGCGGATGACGTAATAAATCAGAAGGGAAGTTACCTTAATCTCAAGGGTGTATCTCTTATGATGGTTACTTCTCGTTTATTAGGAACGATACTAGCTCAAGTATTTTTCATTCCAGGGGCAGGATATATTGCGTGGTTTACCAAATTTATTGTCTAA
- a CDS encoding S8 family serine peptidase yields the protein MRIQKKIIGICGAVGLLFGGTTTFAATSTNTPQVVKLEKKVEGNIQEEIIKVDSSEVKKRKILTYFNNNKPKKYKENEVIVKFKKNYSIKSLGSLSTTLGITNAKELNKEGTHVMKFSKNKKMADVLKELNASSNVEYVEPNYVYQPTAVTDPLYSELWGLKNTGQEILGQVGKKGIDINTEAAWSNTKGSSSLVIGVIDTGIEINHPELKDKIWVNTEEIPNDGIDNDKNGYIDDVNGWNFYDKNNRLFIRGEEDFHGTHVAGTIAAKANKIGVTGIAPNVKIMPLKFLGPYGGYESDAIVAIEYAKAKGVKILNNSWGGGENSQALKDAIKNSGTLFIAAAGNFAENSDTSPMYPAAYDLPNILSVASINNTGNLSGFSNYGAKSVDVAAPGESILSTTPSVEGDYSTAYEYLDGTSMATPHVTGVAALVKSARSSYTPIQIKDAILRTTTKLSSLTGKVGTGGLVNAGKAVNFEVDSDIPGIAWKGGSISTSLDASKDKNDVYSIKLLKGEKVKATLTGDSGTDFDLYLYNDTTKTVNSSNGIVAHSEITNSSKESFTFTAPNTGTYYLNAHAFSGAGKYTLSVTEGIGAGTYENTSKYFGYEGTWNKISDGSASASSYTSTNQTGSTVKIVFNGTGISYKAIKNDKQGIVKVTLDGKSANYSLHAATPKYKEEIFSKTGLTAGKHVLSIEWTGQADPVARKTSTEVNVDSISVLK from the coding sequence ATGAGAATACAAAAAAAGATAATAGGTATATGCGGAGCTGTAGGATTATTATTTGGGGGGACAACAACATTTGCTGCCACTTCTACGAATACTCCTCAAGTTGTTAAACTTGAGAAAAAGGTAGAAGGAAACATACAAGAGGAGATAATAAAAGTAGATAGTAGCGAAGTTAAAAAAAGAAAAATCCTTACTTATTTTAATAATAACAAACCAAAGAAGTATAAAGAAAATGAGGTTATCGTAAAATTTAAAAAGAATTACTCCATAAAAAGTCTAGGATCCCTGAGCACTACTTTAGGTATAACAAATGCAAAAGAATTGAATAAAGAAGGAACACATGTAATGAAATTTTCCAAAAATAAAAAGATGGCAGATGTGTTAAAAGAACTTAACGCTTCTTCTAATGTTGAGTATGTAGAGCCAAACTATGTATATCAACCGACAGCAGTTACAGATCCCCTATATAGCGAACTATGGGGACTTAAAAATACTGGACAGGAAATATTAGGACAAGTTGGTAAAAAAGGTATTGATATAAATACGGAAGCAGCATGGTCTAATACAAAGGGCAGTTCCTCTCTTGTTATTGGAGTGATTGATACAGGAATCGAAATTAATCACCCAGAATTAAAAGATAAAATTTGGGTAAACACTGAAGAAATTCCTAACGATGGAATCGATAATGATAAAAATGGATATATAGACGATGTAAACGGCTGGAATTTTTATGATAAAAATAATAGATTGTTCATTCGAGGAGAGGAAGACTTCCACGGAACTCATGTTGCAGGAACAATAGCTGCAAAAGCAAATAAAATTGGAGTTACCGGTATTGCTCCAAATGTTAAAATTATGCCTCTCAAGTTTCTCGGACCATATGGAGGGTACGAATCTGATGCGATTGTTGCCATTGAATATGCTAAGGCAAAAGGTGTAAAGATTTTGAATAACTCATGGGGTGGAGGAGAAAATTCACAAGCATTAAAGGATGCTATTAAAAACTCAGGCACCTTATTTATAGCTGCGGCAGGTAACTTTGCAGAGAACTCGGATACAAGTCCAATGTATCCTGCTGCTTATGATTTGCCTAACATTCTTTCTGTAGCCTCTATTAACAATACAGGAAATCTTTCAGGTTTTTCTAACTACGGTGCAAAAAGCGTAGATGTCGCTGCTCCTGGTGAAAGTATTTTAAGTACAACCCCAAGTGTGGAAGGCGACTATTCTACGGCTTATGAATATCTTGATGGAACATCCATGGCTACCCCGCATGTTACAGGAGTAGCAGCGTTAGTAAAAAGCGCACGTTCATCGTATACTCCCATTCAAATCAAGGATGCCATCTTGAGAACCACTACAAAGCTGTCTTCATTAACAGGAAAAGTTGGTACGGGAGGACTTGTGAATGCAGGGAAAGCTGTTAATTTCGAGGTAGATTCTGATATCCCTGGTATTGCTTGGAAGGGAGGAAGTATCAGTACTTCACTTGATGCAAGTAAAGATAAAAATGATGTTTATTCTATTAAACTATTAAAAGGGGAAAAGGTGAAGGCTACACTAACTGGTGATTCCGGGACGGACTTTGATTTATATTTGTATAACGACACTACAAAGACTGTAAATTCGAGCAACGGCATTGTAGCACATTCAGAAATTACAAATTCATCCAAGGAGTCCTTTACTTTTACAGCTCCTAACACAGGCACATATTATTTGAATGCCCACGCTTTTAGTGGAGCTGGAAAATACACTCTTTCTGTTACAGAAGGCATTGGAGCAGGAACATATGAAAATACAAGTAAATATTTTGGATATGAAGGAACATGGAATAAAATATCCGATGGAAGTGCGTCGGCAAGCTCATACACAAGTACAAACCAAACCGGTTCAACTGTGAAAATTGTGTTTAATGGTACAGGAATATCCTATAAAGCTATAAAAAATGACAAACAAGGAATTGTAAAAGTGACATTGGACGGAAAATCAGCAAATTATAGCTTGCATGCTGCTACTCCTAAGTATAAAGAAGAAATCTTCAGTAAAACAGGACTAACTGCAGGTAAGCACGTATTATCTATTGAATGGACTGGTCAGGCAGATCCTGTTGCCCGTAAAACTTCTACGGAGGTGAATGTTGATTCCATCTCAGTTTTAAAATAG
- the hepT gene encoding type VII toxin-antitoxin system HepT family RNase toxin, translated as MKNDVILNKISVIERCMNRVKVVYENNPENLKDYTKQDSIILNIQRACEASIDLAMHIVAEQKLGLPQTSRDAFDMLHGALIIDENTVKRLKAMVGFRNIAVHDYQTVNLDILQQIVTNHLEDFTDYTKQILKF; from the coding sequence ATGAAGAATGATGTGATATTGAACAAAATCAGTGTTATAGAACGTTGCATGAACCGGGTTAAGGTTGTATACGAAAACAATCCAGAAAACCTAAAGGACTATACCAAACAAGACTCCATCATACTCAATATACAAAGGGCCTGCGAAGCGTCAATCGACTTGGCTATGCATATTGTAGCTGAACAGAAATTAGGATTGCCTCAAACCAGCAGAGATGCTTTTGATATGCTTCATGGGGCTTTAATTATTGACGAAAATACGGTCAAACGATTAAAGGCCATGGTGGGTTTCAGAAACATAGCCGTTCATGATTACCAGACGGTTAATCTAGACATTTTGCAGCAAATTGTTACGAACCATCTAGAGGATTTCACTGACTATACAAAACAAATCCTTAAATTTTAA
- a CDS encoding MerR family transcriptional regulator: protein MKNRFSIGEMAKLHNTTIKTLRYYDEMDLLKPIHTDLNNGYRYYSTEQFEHLNTIHYLKDLGFSLKEIKGHLDHRNIDGFLYLLEEQKRLTEKKMKELERINRRFQNRIKDIKLAREIKELEVPFIQERKERRIVRLMEIISSEPEMEVSLRRLESLSNMSSSIFIGGVGLTISINNTLNNKFNEYNSIFILVEEDDIQNPLVTTLPEGMYACIYYNGNHSDSPEHYRSLLNCIQDNGFQVIGDSIERTIIDHYISGSKEDYLTEIQIPIKC, encoded by the coding sequence TTGAAGAATAGATTTTCAATTGGAGAAATGGCTAAACTCCATAATACGACCATAAAAACCCTTCGATATTATGATGAAATGGATTTATTAAAACCTATACATACGGATCTAAACAACGGTTATAGATATTATTCAACGGAACAATTTGAACATTTGAACACTATTCATTATTTAAAGGATTTAGGTTTTTCATTAAAGGAGATCAAGGGACATCTGGATCACAGGAATATCGATGGTTTTTTGTATCTCTTAGAGGAACAGAAACGATTAACCGAAAAAAAAATGAAAGAACTGGAACGAATTAACCGAAGGTTCCAAAATCGAATCAAGGACATTAAATTAGCACGAGAAATAAAAGAATTGGAAGTGCCATTCATACAGGAGAGGAAAGAGAGAAGGATAGTAAGATTAATGGAAATAATCAGTTCAGAACCTGAGATGGAAGTTTCCTTACGACGATTAGAGAGTCTGTCTAATATGAGTTCTTCTATATTTATTGGGGGAGTAGGTCTTACGATAAGTATTAATAATACATTAAACAACAAGTTCAATGAATATAACTCGATATTTATTTTAGTCGAAGAAGATGATATTCAAAATCCTTTAGTGACAACTCTTCCCGAAGGAATGTATGCCTGCATTTATTATAATGGAAATCACAGCGATTCCCCCGAACATTATAGAAGCTTACTCAATTGTATTCAAGATAACGGTTTCCAAGTTATCGGGGATTCCATTGAAAGAACAATAATTGACCATTATATCTCCGGTAGTAAAGAAGACTATCTGACAGAAATACAAATACCAATAAAGTGTTGA
- a CDS encoding GNAT family N-acetyltransferase has product MNIKGFSISTNKQYLDVELIHNFLNQEAYWSKGIPKETVIKSIENTSLCFGVYKGEIGNEGIEQVGFARVITDLATFAYLSDVFILPDYRKLGLSKWLMDVITNHSELQEVRRFMLATNDAHALYKKYSFNQIDNPERFMQKVRKSPYQQ; this is encoded by the coding sequence ATGAATATTAAAGGATTTTCGATTTCTACTAATAAACAGTATTTAGATGTAGAGTTAATACATAATTTTTTGAATCAAGAAGCTTACTGGTCAAAGGGGATACCAAAGGAAACAGTAATAAAGTCAATTGAAAATACGTCATTATGTTTTGGGGTTTATAAAGGTGAAATAGGAAATGAAGGTATTGAACAAGTTGGTTTTGCAAGGGTAATAACAGATTTAGCAACATTTGCGTACCTTAGCGATGTGTTTATATTACCAGACTATCGTAAATTGGGATTATCAAAATGGTTAATGGATGTTATCACCAACCATTCCGAACTACAAGAGGTTCGTAGGTTTATGTTAGCTACTAATGATGCACATGCATTATATAAAAAATACAGTTTTAATCAGATTGATAATCCAGAACGGTTTATGCAAAAAGTCCGTAAATCCCCATATCAACAATAA